CCACTGTGCAGTGCTCCAACTATGGTTATATCCGGAGAGATCTGAAGCTCCATAACACTCTTtttataatatagtttttttcttttcttttatttaattctaaagcatttttttccaccATAAAGAAGACCATGTCTCATGAAGATAAGTAAATcaactacttttaaataaatcaaaacgtaatttttgattagtaatatgcattgctaaggacttaatTTGGGCAACTTTGGTGATTTTCTGGAATTCCAGATTCCAGTTTTTccaatagttgtatctcggccaaatgtCCTGTCTTAACAAACCATGCATTGgtaagcttatttattcagcttttaacataaaaaaatgtttaagctgctcttttccatacaacaaaagcaaacattgaCCAAGGGATGCTTCAAAAAGAAGACGAAGCACCATTTAATGTGCCGCATGGAACTTGTTTGCTGTAAGTTTGTGTATTTAAGGAGGTTTTGTTGAAAACAAGCTTTGGTATTCAAAGCTTGGACTTAAAAGTCTTGATGCTGATAGCCTTCTGATGTGTTCTATGATTTGTGGTTGTAAACTCCAGACGATCCATGCGATTTTTGCAATAGGCAGGTTTTTTTTCGTATAAACAAAACTGCTTTTTGTACAATATGTTGTTCCTAGGATTAAAGAAACTGATGCCAATCCTCGATCTGCAGAACAGATTGAGGTCTGCAATTCATAAAGGCCGAAAAATAACAGTTGATGGCTTCCGTGAacttgttttgacatttttttctccactgATAAAGCAGAATTCATTGGAATTATGATTTAAACAGTctctggtttatttatttaaatctgtaatCCCTTTCAGAGGCCAAAAGAAGCTTCCCTGCTGAAAAAGACCAGAATGAATTTCTATGCTCGTCCAAATTGGCTATGCTATGTTCTTCAACACTAATATTTATTCcaataatttctattaaatcTGAGTCTAAAGATGGTTTTACACACATGGTCTGGTAATTGTCTtacaattgcatttatttgacttgATCTTGCAATTACAACTCTATTTGACATACTTGCAATGTAATTTCCCAATATTTAGGCCATAAAACTGtgttaagagaaaaaaatgtgttaagagAGGGCCTCCAAAGttaatttttctaaatgtttttgttctgtttctctTCCAAAAAAGCTCGGCCAACTGGACAAAGCTGCATCTGCTGCTCATACGTATTTCCAGGCCAACCCTGAGCATGTGGAGATGGGAGAGGACCTGGAGCAGAACAAAACCCCGAAAGGCGTAAATGAGGAAGACTTTATTGACCGGGAATCCCGCCCACACCAGGTGAGCGACTGTCGACCCCAATTACGACGCTGCTTAATGCTTCTCGAACCTTCATGAACACCCTATAAAACCAGAATACCAAGTTCAGCATCATGAAGTGCGTCTTTCTATTTACAGAAAGCCTTCTTTGCTGGGGTGAAACTCTACGACAAAGGCAGCTACGAAGAGTCTGTGACGCTCTTTGAAAAGGCTCTGACTGAGTATTACCGGGCCGATGTGGAGTGTCGGGCCCTCTGTGAAGGGCCGCAGCACTTTGAAGAGCAGAAACATGTCTTGTACAAATACAATCTCTACGAGCTAATCTCAGGTACAGATGCTTTTGTGCTCAGAGCTTTTCTGCTCTCTCTTAATGTGTTAAAGCTATCATCCGTGGTCTTGAGAAGGCTCTGGGAATTTTCCGTTCTCAAGTGGTTCTTTGGGACTTTCTATTGCGGATATCATGTTTTTGAGCTATTTGTGTTTCCAGAAATGGAGATCTTCCCGTTCTATGACCTCTGTGTAAGTCATTTCTGAGTAGGCAAGAGACACAAATGTTTGACCCAAGTTAGAAGTACAATCTGTTATCGTTGTGTCTCGATTGGCAGTTCATGATAGCATAGCAACGAACAGCTTCAAAGAGTGTTTAATACAGCGACCCTATAGTGTTTTGAACATAACACTTGCAGTTTGAAAAGCTTCTTTGGATCAAAGCTGAGACcactttaatgatttattatttatcaatacTGAAGCTGCTCGTTTTAACTTGAAGCTTGTGAAGTTGCACAGAGAAAACTGGCTTATGTCTGTTAAGCATTCATAACATGAGCTATGTTTTGTCTGGATTGCATTCCTGCTCAAAACCAGACTACTGTTTGAAATTCAGCAGGCCACACGCAGTCAAAGTGACCTCAGCTTTAATGCTAATATAAAGTgactatgtatatttaatgtgtttagttttaatttaatgtttaggTTTTCAGTGTTATGCACACCTTTTCACATCTATGAATTCTATTTTAGTGTGTTGCTTAATGATCACAAAAAGATAACATTAAGGGATCATTAAGTCAGTTTCTCAAAATAAACCCCAACAGGCTGAACATTTTGTATCATCCTCACAGATTCTAGATATTTCTAGATATAGtaagatacatatttttacaattttttttttccaatacaCAACAGCTTTGACGAACTTTACTGATTCACTTCAAATGTAGACTACTGTAGAAAACAACAATttcaaacaatattatatatttcacaatattatttttccagtattttttaatactattggggaaacattttattttatttcatttatgaaatatttccaTTCATAGTTTTTGATACAGATCTCACAATGCTGGATAATAGTTTTTAACTGCTTTCCGTTTAGGCTTATACATTTCACTCAAATTGCTGTAATAGTTGCAGAGCAGGCACTAAATTAAGCTAATATAACTAACTGATATCTTTTAACCATGTGAAAGTCAAACAGGAAGTTGTAATTCACTTAACACTTATGTCATAACACCCCCTAATATTTGGGTTCCAAaacaatgcattgcatttaGCTTCCGTAATAGTTCTTAATTATTGCTAATTGCACTTCACTGATTAAGGAAAGATGTGAAAGACTGTTGCAAGGATGACATCTGTTTATGGCCTAAATGTGAAGAATTGGCCGGTCGTGAGGGGACTTGTTCTTCACGGGAGTCGTTTCTGACGTTAGCTTCAGGGGGTTTTGTGCATGATGGCATGTTTCAGAGTTCAACGAGGAATCCCAGGATAATATTCAGGATGATGTCACTGACATTTTCTGTTCATTGGGCGTGTTTGTGCGCATTAAAGGATCTGAGAGCATATGTGTATGTACGTTTTTGTTAGATTGGAGACATTTTTTTGGTATGCAATGAGATCGCAATGAGATTTTCTTCTGTATTATTAACAAAAGGTCTTTTAAATCAGTTGGGCTGGTCATCTTCATGATTTTCTGTTATCattgttatatttacaaaagaaGTCAAGAGCTAGTTATATGCCTTTGTGAATACATGAATACACAGAATAAATTCAGCAAATAACGTCTCATCCCATAATACGCCTGTTAAACCCTCCTTTGATAGCAGATCTTACTCGTCTTTATAATTAGTGAATCTGTTTGCACTTTCATGTGGGATCATTCTGCCTACTACCCATCCACCACATCATGAAACCCTTTAAAGTGAGTTTTAAGTCTTCTCAGCTCTCTAATTTAACCTTTTCCACATGAAATACACCAGCACCTCTGGTTGCACATCTTTGATTTAATCCCAGCTAGATGATCTCACTCTATGTGCTTTGGGAAAAGACATGGATCGCATTTTCGTCTACATCAACCAGAATTACAGTGTGTTATTAAGCCATTAGATCCTGCCGCGATGCcctgtttctgtttttccacAAGTACACTCTTAAAACAAAGGCCCCAAAAGATTTGCAGCAATGCCATGGAAGAGCTTTTTTGAGTTCCGCAAATAACTTTTCAGTGAAacgttcttaaaaaaaaaacattattatctTAGTGCgaagaacatttttataatctaaagaaccttttttccAGTACAACCTTCTGTAGAAAGGAACTGGTTCCAtgaatgttaaaggttctttgtggaaccataGATGCCAGTAAAAAACTTTTGTTGTTAAGAATGTGACATAACACTTCCTGGCGACACTAAATTGCCGGATTGTTTGTGCTGCTTTGATCGCTGTATAACATTAAAGTAACACGATAGTGAGAAAGCTGAGAAGATGTCTCCATGCTTTCTAAGTGCTCATGCAGTATTTTGATGTCGTACAACAAGAGATCAAGCCACTAATCTAGCAATTTAGAGAAGTGGCACATCTGGTCACCTGTAACATCCGTTGAAAGCTTCTTTAGCTTATTAAATGGTCTTCACAATAAGAGACAATAGTTTTCTTAGGAACTCTTAAGTGAAAGGTTCTCTGAGAAACCATATACAGGTAGCTTCACACTGTGTAATTCTAAGACCTTAGTTCTAGGAACAAGCCTGCAGGCATTTTTCGCACAGCAGCAGATCTATGAAGCAGCCGACAGTGATGTCTTTATTCGCAGCATTTTATAACTGATGAATGGTGGACGCTGTGATTGGAGGTGGTTTTGTTGTGTGTTGTCGGATTCTTGATAACAAAGATGCAATGTAAATGcacaatttacaaaaattaaatctgaCTAAATCTCATAAGACAACGTGAAGTGTGAAAAAAGAAGGCAACCTCAGACAACAGGTTGTTAAATGCCATTATATTCCTAAATGCCATCACCACTAGCATTAGGAACCATGAAAATGTTCCTCCAGGAACTGAGGAACCAAAATGGGTCTTCTGTAGCATCACAgcaaaatgcttatttttgaattgttgtttttatgaatgtaatGATATATAGGCCTAGCTCAAATTCAAACATCTGTTTGTGTTGTAACTTTTTTCTGTTAACTGGTTCAAGATGGATAATACGAACTGGCTAGTGGCCCCAAGCTATTTTGAACTTGAGACCCCTCATCTAAATCATGTTGAACTTTGTCTTCCAGATCATTACACACAGGTCCTTCACTGTCAGCACGAGTGTGTCCGGGACTTGGCTACGCGCCCTGGTCGCCTGTCGCCTGTGGAAAACTACCTGCCACTGCATTACGACTACCTGCAATTTGCCAATTTCCAAGGTAAACCTATACACATGTCAAAACTATCTGTCATTCATAGTCTTGGAGTAAAAGTCTTCGGGCTTGATCTTGTATATGACCCCAATTCTCTTCTTGGATCTTGGATAGAAGATATTGGCTGCAACACAACTGACTTACATCAGTCAAAATGTAGAATTAGTCAGTATTGGAAAGAAAGTGTCAACAGTAATTATGATCAGATTAAACGCACcttgaaaataattttgaaatgacaaaacCTCATTAATCAAGAAATAACTCACTCCAAAGGAGAGGGAGAGACTGATAAATATTTCAGACTTGATTGATTTCTTCTTGGAAATGTCAAAGCTGAACTTTTGCTTCCACCCCAAGAAAAAGCTCAGATATGagaaattttattattactgcttATTGTTCATAAAATGGCAAGTCATTCAGGTGTGTGTGCGAGTCTCAGAGCTGTGTGTTTCCACTCGCTCACCCCTGTGGTGTTTGTTCCATTGTGGTCACTGGCCCGGAATGTGAATGTTTCCGAGCATGTGGGTCTCGGAAAAGGAAATAAACGTGACTGTGGGAAAAGATGACTCCAAAAAATCAGACAGCTTCACTGGATGAATATTCTCCCAAAATGAGCCAAGAAACAGAGCCCTAGTGGCTTCATCTAAACTGAATAGCCGtttcttttctctgtgtgttcAGCCGGGAGGAATGAAGAGGCATTGAAGTGCGCGCTGACCTACCTGTTGTTCCACGAAGGCGAAGAGTTCATGACTGAGAATGTGGAGTATTACAGGGAGGTGCTGGGACATGATGGCCAGCCTCGCAAGGTGAGATATGGCAGTGCAAGATGCAGAAAAcgtaaaataagaaatgaagtCGCAGAGAGGAACCCTGCAGACCTTCATGACCATGTAAAGGTTAATAGGGGtcttaaaatatcatataaattGACCTTTTAATGGCAAGCCAATGCTAGTTCaggttgtaaatgtaaaagtggtGCCTAAGAGTATATTCATGAATgagtaatatttgtattacagttaaaaattctgtacatgtaaaaaaaaaaaaaaaaaaaaaaacatgccaaaaaAGTGTCAGTTTCAGAAAATTATGTGATAAACCTGTATTTGtgattaagtatatatatatatatatatatatatatatatatatatatatatatatatatatatatatatatatatatatatgactttagCTATGGAAACTAGCAAGaaatatgcaagaaaaaaacctttacatcaaaacataattctttaaaatagtttcacgtttttaaactttatgaataaaagttatttctaagaacctggcacattttttaagttttccttttctttatctCGAACATTCTTATTTAATTGACCCACATGTCATTTAACAGTCATGATAGTAAAAAAATTTCCTTGACACGAGCCACTGACCAGCTGTTTATAGAGACATTAATTGTCCCCAAGGTCTTGATTAATTGTTCTTAAACTCAAGGTCTCATgagatttttttcccttcagtTGATGCTTTTCAGTAATTCAGCTTAACTGTCCACAAGTAACAGTCCCAATTAAGCAAGTTCACAATGTTGCTAGTTCGTGGGTCACCACttgcaaacattttaacagaTCCAGATCTTCCCAGTCCATATTcattacaaaatacatatagTAGACTTGTGACCCAAGTGCAGAATTTGGACGAATGCCAGCGTGCATAAACACACTGGAATAATCAAGTGTTTAGTGGGTTTGGATTTCGAGATGTACAGTAGTGACTGCACGCACTCTTGAACAATCCCAAAGTTTTTCACTGGAAAGCCTGGAAGCCATTAGCACTGTAAAAGCCACATGATGTTGGTAAGTCAAGAGCCAGACGGCTTGAATACATCTTTCACTGCAAGATCCTTCAGTTCTTAGCTCATAACAACCAAGTGCATTCTTTTCCACCCCATTGCAGAGTGTTTCCATCTATCTGGCTTTCTGCCACATCTGATTGCCCGATTTCTAGTTCCTCTGGGACCTTGTTAACCCACCGCTGAGATACTGTGCTGACAGCATAGACTACTCGAACAGGGAGCTGAGTAAAAAAGTTTCACCGAAACACCGCAAAGCTCCCTGAAACAATTTGCGAGCTGTTTGCATTCGAAGAACACGAAGCCACACGTGCTACCAATGTAAATTTTACCCCGAAAGGGCACCAAGTCTGAAATGTCATGTGGTCTCAACCACACTTAGAAGCAGCAGACTTCTCTCCAGTTataataatttgctttaaatGAGTGCCAGAGACCACTAATAAAAAGTCTTGGAGAAAGCCAAAAGAAATCGCACAGGTTGTGGAACAGGCTTTATTTTAGACTGAGACTACGTCATCCATCCCTAAggtcacttttttattttatcggGTCATAGGCAAGATGTTTTAGAAGGCCATAATCTATAACCCATGACATGTAGGAAATATAATCAGTCTCACTATGTTTTCTATGCCTCAGGAAGCTGAACAGTATCGAAGACGGCACAAACAGGAGTTTGATCTGCTCCTCATCGGCAGCAGTAATCTTGGAGTGCCCTATATTGAAGGGGTAAGTTCACAAAATAAACCGGAaacagtttcaagtcagaattgaaattattttgaattattttaatttctatgcCTTATTAAGATGGCCTTTAATGGAGATGATAATGTGGTTATCAAAGGGAAATAAtctgattcatttattcaagACAGTACCACAGGGTTCAATATTGGgtcctcttctttttttcagtttttttttatcagtgatCTACCCTTTAGTTCTTTTGCActcttttgttcatcttcatgCTAACAacactaatttatatatttgtattttaaatacctacttaattcaaattcaaaatatagtCCAATCAAATGTTTATGCTTTGCAAGGATGGCTGTGTTCTAATAATTTACGATATCTGGCtcttaattttgtttaaaagtagtttgaTTTCTTGTTTTGAAACTTAttgcttttgctttgaaaatgttcGAGGAatcaaatatcataaaatagtttaatgtaCTAGGTAGACACTCGGAATGAGTCATAACATGAACTTGGATATGTTTCAGTCTTCTAACAGCTGTGACAGGGAACAGGTGCTCCTGTAAGACTTGAGATTAAACAACCAGCCTACATCGCCCCCTAGTGGAGGGATCATCAAACAAGGCCAAATATAGGCCAGACATAGCTCTTCATAATTAAAGAGTTTTTAATGTATGCTTCTGTTTCTCCTCAGAACTACTGGAGCAGTTCAGGCGGTAGAGAAGATGCTAACAGGTaggcattttaattaatgtaataaagcataataataatgttcagaGCTTATGTCTTGAATATATCTCTTTAGGATTCCTTCTGGTACTGATGGCTGGATGGACTATGTGCCAATATCAGCAAAGAGAAATGTCACAATGTCTATGTTACATGAGCTACAAGAAGGTGATGTACTGTTTCTGACGTTTAAATAAcctaaaatattgtaatacacaagatttgtgtaaaaattacatttgtagtccacccaaatatgaaaatactgACATTATTTGTTTCATGaagctcttttccatacaaagCCACATCATAGAGACCTCAAAGCTACAAAGAGTAGCAGAAATGTTATACAGAATACTGTAATAGTTATATTTCCATGCTTTACCATTTGTATTGGTTATTCAAtttaaatctgtgtttgtgtacatgtgTATAGGAGGTCCGCTGCTGTATGACAATGTACGACTCGTACAAAACTCGGTCACCCTGAATGGAAGTCAGAGGGTGCTTTTTGATAACGTCATCAGTGAAGACGAGTGCTCTGAGCTCAAACATCTAGCACACGTGAGAGTCTAACTTCTATTATCAGCATCTATAATCGGTTTATGTTACATAGtattttatttcgttttctGCCAGATATGCTATATCAGTACTTTGACTGATCGcagtgttatattaatatttccttGTGGCAGACCGTCACTGCAGCTGGTGACGGCTACAAGGGGAAAATGTCTCCTCACACACCAAATGAGAAATTCGAAGGGGCGACAGTATTGAAAACGCTGAAGGTAAGATCTTTCTAAGTGTTTAACGCTGATACTAGTGTGATGCATGAATCCAGTATACAGCAAATTGTtagcattttgttattttgcatttgtctgTAGCACAAACGCATATTGGGTAAAATTGGCTTAATACttcttttcaatatttttggaatgtaaatttacagtttccatttattatttattttcaagatttATGTACTTTTTGATTGAAGAAAGTTGTGAATAGTTAAACagcaattaatattaatattataatacccCCTCCCCCTCCCCTCCCTCCAACTTCAAGTCCTGTCTCCTCTACACTGTCCTAtcataataaaagcacaaacaaaaaataattattcatcatttatCTTTACAGTTTGGCTACGAGGGACGCGTTCCTTTAAAAAGTGCCCGCCTTTTTTATGATGTGAGTGAGAAGGCCAGGCAGATAATCGAGTCATACTTCATGCTAAACTCTACTCTGCATTTCTCATACACACATCTAGTGTGTAGGACAGCCATATCTGGTACGTCACCTCAGCtcagaatatattttcataCTGTGACTATTGTATGTATATGCTCacatatgtattaaaaaaaatgtacatattgtcttatttatgtattttatcagGTCAGCAGGACCATAGAAACGACCTCAGTCACCCAATACATGCCGATAACTGTCTTCTGGACCCAGAAGCAAATGAGTGCTGGAAAGAGCCGCCTGCTTACACCTACCGAGACTACAGGTAAGAAGTGTTAAAAACTCTTCAGGGCACAAAATAGCTGTACGGATAattgttagtcactaaaaaggtttttcaaaaagcaattcatattaattatatctcttctctctttttttgtcggTCATTCAGTGCCCTGCTGTATTTGAACGGCGACTTTGACGGCGGAGaattcatttttacagaaatggACGCCAAGACTGTCACCGTAAGGAAAAAATGACTGCGTTTTGCTCATCTGTCATCTCAGGTAGAGTTTGGCATGTAAGCGCTCTGTTTTCCTGTGGCAGGCCTCAGTGAAGCCCAGATGCGGGCGGATGGTGGGGTTCTCGTCGGGCGGTGAGAATCCACACGGTGTGCGAGCGGTCACTAGGGGGCAGCGGTGTGCTGTGGCGCTCTGGTTCACGTTAGACCCCCTCTACAGGGAGCTGGTGAGGAAACggctttgtctgtctgtctgactgtctTAGAGACCACATTCATTCTTTGTTTAGGTTTTAGCAACGCCAGTGACATTACATTAATTTGTCACTAAAATTCTGTCTAGTTGGAAAATGCCATTTTAGAGGAAGTGGAATTTTCCATTATATATTGAGTACAAGCCCTGAGCCACATATGGCCACCTGTACAGAAGTGTTATACCCACCAGTGAAGTGTTGACAAACCGCCAAACCACTTCCTGTTCTCACAATATACTAAAATGGTGCCCATCTTCTTTATAAACACTAAGCGCTTATGTTTTTAAGGCCTTTGACCTAGAGTATTTCTACACACATCTCCGTGAACCCT
This window of the Puntigrus tetrazona isolate hp1 chromosome 22, ASM1883169v1, whole genome shotgun sequence genome carries:
- the p3h2 gene encoding prolyl 3-hydroxylase 2, with the protein product MDVTFKIYCFLTCILQTLLLSSATLEPVDLLYDNGVEAFYKGDYGNVVRYMEGALKTFSEVRQTRIRCRLKCSDQHRFDGFVTDKIFEVILYRGNCLNRCIEGKIGAQSMHKISEEVVQDFNRRIPYNYLQLAYRKLGQLDKAASAAHTYFQANPEHVEMGEDLEQNKTPKGVNEEDFIDRESRPHQKAFFAGVKLYDKGSYEESVTLFEKALTEYYRADVECRALCEGPQHFEEQKHVLYKYNLYELISDHYTQVLHCQHECVRDLATRPGRLSPVENYLPLHYDYLQFANFQAGRNEEALKCALTYLLFHEGEEFMTENVEYYREVLGHDGQPRKEAEQYRRRHKQEFDLLLIGSSNLGVPYIEGNYWSSSGGREDANRIPSGTDGWMDYVPISAKRNVTMSMLHELQEGGPLLYDNVRLVQNSVTLNGSQRVLFDNVISEDECSELKHLAHTVTAAGDGYKGKMSPHTPNEKFEGATVLKTLKFGYEGRVPLKSARLFYDVSEKARQIIESYFMLNSTLHFSYTHLVCRTAISGQQDHRNDLSHPIHADNCLLDPEANECWKEPPAYTYRDYSALLYLNGDFDGGEFIFTEMDAKTVTASVKPRCGRMVGFSSGGENPHGVRAVTRGQRCAVALWFTLDPLYRELERLQADEVIQALDSQHMLDHGLHINPKDEL